From Canis lupus dingo isolate Sandy chromosome 24, ASM325472v2, whole genome shotgun sequence, a single genomic window includes:
- the UCKL1 gene encoding uridine-cytidine kinase-like 1 isoform X5, with the protein MGGSALPPGASALGGTRPCDLGGQERLLPRQLPGVPALSSNAESLDRLLPPVGARRSPRKRTTSQCKSEPPLLRTSKRTIYTAGRPPWYNEHGTQSKEAFAIGLGGGSASGKTTVARMIIEALDVPWVVLLSMDSFYKVLTTQQQEQAAHNNFNFDHPDAFDFDLIVSTLKKLKQGKSVKVPVYDFTTHSRKKDWKTLYGANVIIFEGIMAFADKTLLELLDMKIFVDTDSDIRLVRRLRRDISERGRDIEGVIKQYNKFVKPAFDQYIQPTMRVADIVVPWGSGNTVAIDLIVQHMHSQLEERELSVRGSCAGICEDRVRAARGAVLAALASAHQCHPLPRTLSVLKSTPQVRGMHTIIRDKETSRDEFIFYSKRLMRLLIEHALSFLPFQDCVVQTPQGQDYAGKCYAGKQITGVSILRAGETMEPALRAVCKDVRIGTILIQTNQHTGEPELHYLRLPKDISDDHVILMDCTVSTGAAAMMAVRVLLDHDVPEDKIFLLSLLMAEMGVHSVAYAFPRVRIITTAVDKRVNDLFRIIPGIGNFGDRYFGTDAAPDGSDEEEAASTS; encoded by the exons ATGGGCGGTTCGGCCCTCCCTCCAGGCGCCTCTGCACTGGGGGGCACACGCCCTTGTGACCTGGGCGGCCAGGAGAGGCTGCTCCCGAGGCAGCTCCCAGGAGTGCCTGCGCTCAG CAGCAACGCGGAATCCTTGGACAGGCTCCTCCCACCCGTGGGTGCCAGACGCTCACCCCGGAAGCGCACCACCAGCCAGTGCAAGTCTGAGCCCCCCCTGCTGCGCACCAGCAAGCGCACCATCTACACGGCCGGCCGGCCGCCCTGGTACAACGAGCACGGCACGCAGTCCAAGGAGGCCTTTGCCATTG GCCTGGGCGGTGGCAGCGCCTCGGGGAAGACCACCGTGGCCCGGATGATCATCGAGGCCCTGGACGTGCCCTGGGTGGTCCTGCTGTCCATGGACTCCTTCTACAAG GTGCTCACCacgcagcagcaggagcaggctGCCCACAACAACTTCAACTTTGACCACCCAGACGCCTTTGACTTTGACCTCATCGTGTCCACCCTCAAGAAGCTGAAACAGGGCAAGAGCGTGAAGGTGCCCGTCTACGACTTCACCACGCACAGCCGGAAGAAGGACTGG AAAACCCTCTACGGTGCAAACGTCATCATCTTCGAGGGCATCATGGCCTTTGCTGACAAGACGTTGCTGGAG CTCCTGGACATGAAGATCTTCGTGGACACAGACTCTGATATCCGCCTCGTGCGGCGGCTGCGCCGGGACATTAGTGAGCGAGGCCGAGACATCGAGGGTGTCATCAAACAGTATAACAAGTTTGTCAAACCTGCCTTTGACCAGTACATCCAGCCCACCATGCGCGTGGCGGACATCGTGGTGCCTTGGG GGAGCGGGAACACGGTGGCCATCGACTTGATCGTGCAGCACATGCACAGCCAGCTGGAGGAG CGTGAGCTCAGTGTCAG AGGAAGCTGCGCTGGGATATGTGAGGACAGAGTGCGCGCTGCTCGCGGTGCTGTGCT GGCCGCGCTGGCCTCGGCGCACCAgtgccaccccctgccccggaCGCTGAGTGTCCTCAAGAGCACGCCGCAGGTGCGGGGCATGCACACCATCATCAG GGACAAGGAGACCAGCCGCGACGAGTTCATCTTCTACTCCAAGAGGCTGATGCGGCTGCTCATCGAGCACGCgctctccttcctgcccttccag GACTGCGTCGTGCAGACCCCGCAGGGGCAGGACTACGCGGGCAAGTGCTACGCGGGGAAGCAG ATCACGGGCGTGTCCATCCTGCGAGCGGGTGAGACCATGGAGCCGGCGCTGCGGGCCGTGTGCAAAGACGTGCGCATCGGCACGATCCTCATCCAGACCAACCAGCACaccggggagcccgag CTCCACTACCTGCGGCTGCCCAAGGACATCAGCGACGACCACGTGATCCTGATGGACTGCACCGTGTCCACGGGCGCTGCGGCCATGATGGCGGTGCGCGTGCTGCTG GACCACGACGTGCCTGAGGACAAGATCTTCCTGCTGTCGCTGCTCATGGCGGAGATGGGCGTCCACTCGGTGGCCTACGCGTTCCCGCGAGTGCGGATCATCACCACGGCCGTGGACAAGCGCGTCAACGACCTGTTCCGCATCATCCCGGGCATCG GTAACTTCGGTGACCGCTACTTTGGGACGGACGCGGCGCCCGACGGCAGCGACGAGGAGGAAGCGGCGTCCACCAGCTAG
- the UCKL1 gene encoding uridine-cytidine kinase-like 1 isoform X3: MAAPPASADAPRSPPPPPPPPPAAGDGPDRPADRSEPAREDCSNAESLDRLLPPVGARRSPRKRTTSQCKSEPPLLRTSKRTIYTAGRPPWYNEHGTQSKEAFAIGLGGGSASGKTTVARMIIEALDVPWVVLLSMDSFYKVLTTQQQEQAAHNNFNFDHPDAFDFDLIVSTLKKLKQGKSVKVPVYDFTTHSRKKDWKTLYGANVIIFEGIMAFADKTLLELLDMKIFVDTDSDIRLVRRLRRDISERGRDIEGVIKQYNKFVKPAFDQYIQPTMRVADIVVPWGSGNTVAIDLIVQHMHSQLEERELSVRGSCAGICEDRVRAARGAVLAALASAHQCHPLPRTLSVLKSTPQVRGMHTIIRDKETSRDEFIFYSKRLMRLLIEHALSFLPFQDCVVQTPQGQDYAGKCYAGKQITGVSILRAGETMEPALRAVCKDVRIGTILIQTNQHTGEPELHYLRLPKDISDDHVILMDCTVSTGAAAMMAVRVLLDHDVPEDKIFLLSLLMAEMGVHSVAYAFPRVRIITTAVDKRVNDLFRIIPGIGNFGDRYFGTDAAPDGSDEEEAASTS, translated from the exons ATGGCGGCGCCCCCAGCCTCCGCGGACGCGCcccgctcgccgccgccgccgccgccgccgccgcccgccgccggaGACGGGCCCGACCGGCCGGCGGACAGGAGCGAGCCCGCGCGCGAGGACTG CAGCAACGCGGAATCCTTGGACAGGCTCCTCCCACCCGTGGGTGCCAGACGCTCACCCCGGAAGCGCACCACCAGCCAGTGCAAGTCTGAGCCCCCCCTGCTGCGCACCAGCAAGCGCACCATCTACACGGCCGGCCGGCCGCCCTGGTACAACGAGCACGGCACGCAGTCCAAGGAGGCCTTTGCCATTG GCCTGGGCGGTGGCAGCGCCTCGGGGAAGACCACCGTGGCCCGGATGATCATCGAGGCCCTGGACGTGCCCTGGGTGGTCCTGCTGTCCATGGACTCCTTCTACAAG GTGCTCACCacgcagcagcaggagcaggctGCCCACAACAACTTCAACTTTGACCACCCAGACGCCTTTGACTTTGACCTCATCGTGTCCACCCTCAAGAAGCTGAAACAGGGCAAGAGCGTGAAGGTGCCCGTCTACGACTTCACCACGCACAGCCGGAAGAAGGACTGG AAAACCCTCTACGGTGCAAACGTCATCATCTTCGAGGGCATCATGGCCTTTGCTGACAAGACGTTGCTGGAG CTCCTGGACATGAAGATCTTCGTGGACACAGACTCTGATATCCGCCTCGTGCGGCGGCTGCGCCGGGACATTAGTGAGCGAGGCCGAGACATCGAGGGTGTCATCAAACAGTATAACAAGTTTGTCAAACCTGCCTTTGACCAGTACATCCAGCCCACCATGCGCGTGGCGGACATCGTGGTGCCTTGGG GGAGCGGGAACACGGTGGCCATCGACTTGATCGTGCAGCACATGCACAGCCAGCTGGAGGAG CGTGAGCTCAGTGTCAG AGGAAGCTGCGCTGGGATATGTGAGGACAGAGTGCGCGCTGCTCGCGGTGCTGTGCT GGCCGCGCTGGCCTCGGCGCACCAgtgccaccccctgccccggaCGCTGAGTGTCCTCAAGAGCACGCCGCAGGTGCGGGGCATGCACACCATCATCAG GGACAAGGAGACCAGCCGCGACGAGTTCATCTTCTACTCCAAGAGGCTGATGCGGCTGCTCATCGAGCACGCgctctccttcctgcccttccag GACTGCGTCGTGCAGACCCCGCAGGGGCAGGACTACGCGGGCAAGTGCTACGCGGGGAAGCAG ATCACGGGCGTGTCCATCCTGCGAGCGGGTGAGACCATGGAGCCGGCGCTGCGGGCCGTGTGCAAAGACGTGCGCATCGGCACGATCCTCATCCAGACCAACCAGCACaccggggagcccgag CTCCACTACCTGCGGCTGCCCAAGGACATCAGCGACGACCACGTGATCCTGATGGACTGCACCGTGTCCACGGGCGCTGCGGCCATGATGGCGGTGCGCGTGCTGCTG GACCACGACGTGCCTGAGGACAAGATCTTCCTGCTGTCGCTGCTCATGGCGGAGATGGGCGTCCACTCGGTGGCCTACGCGTTCCCGCGAGTGCGGATCATCACCACGGCCGTGGACAAGCGCGTCAACGACCTGTTCCGCATCATCCCGGGCATCG GTAACTTCGGTGACCGCTACTTTGGGACGGACGCGGCGCCCGACGGCAGCGACGAGGAGGAAGCGGCGTCCACCAGCTAG
- the UCKL1 gene encoding uridine-cytidine kinase-like 1 isoform X7, translated as MAAPPASADAPRSPPPPPPPPPAAGDGPDRPADRSEPAREDCSNAESLDRLLPPVGARRSPRKRTTSQCKSEPPLLRTSKRTIYTAGRPPWYNEHGTQSKEAFAIGLGGGSASGKTTVARMIIEALDVPWVVLLSMDSFYKVLTTQQQEQAAHNNFNFDHPDAFDFDLIVSTLKKLKQGKSVKVPVYDFTTHSRKKDWKTLYGANVIIFEGIMAFADKTLLELLDMKIFVDTDSDIRLVRRLRRDISERGRDIEGVIKQYNKFVKPAFDQYIQPTMRVADIVVPWGSGNTVAIDLIVQHMHSQLEERELSVRAALASAHQCHPLPRTLSVLKSTPQVRGMHTIIRDKETSRDEFIFYSKRLMRLLIEHALSFLPFQDCVVQTPQGQDYAGKCYAGKQITGVSILRAGETMEPALRAVCKDVRIGTILIQTNQHTGEPELHYLRLPKDISDDHVILMDCTVSTGAAAMMAVRVLLDHDVPEDKIFLLSLLMAEMGVHSVAYAFPRVRIITTAVDKRVNDLFRIIPGIGNFGDRYFGTDAAPDGSDEEEAASTS; from the exons ATGGCGGCGCCCCCAGCCTCCGCGGACGCGCcccgctcgccgccgccgccgccgccgccgccgcccgccgccggaGACGGGCCCGACCGGCCGGCGGACAGGAGCGAGCCCGCGCGCGAGGACTG CAGCAACGCGGAATCCTTGGACAGGCTCCTCCCACCCGTGGGTGCCAGACGCTCACCCCGGAAGCGCACCACCAGCCAGTGCAAGTCTGAGCCCCCCCTGCTGCGCACCAGCAAGCGCACCATCTACACGGCCGGCCGGCCGCCCTGGTACAACGAGCACGGCACGCAGTCCAAGGAGGCCTTTGCCATTG GCCTGGGCGGTGGCAGCGCCTCGGGGAAGACCACCGTGGCCCGGATGATCATCGAGGCCCTGGACGTGCCCTGGGTGGTCCTGCTGTCCATGGACTCCTTCTACAAG GTGCTCACCacgcagcagcaggagcaggctGCCCACAACAACTTCAACTTTGACCACCCAGACGCCTTTGACTTTGACCTCATCGTGTCCACCCTCAAGAAGCTGAAACAGGGCAAGAGCGTGAAGGTGCCCGTCTACGACTTCACCACGCACAGCCGGAAGAAGGACTGG AAAACCCTCTACGGTGCAAACGTCATCATCTTCGAGGGCATCATGGCCTTTGCTGACAAGACGTTGCTGGAG CTCCTGGACATGAAGATCTTCGTGGACACAGACTCTGATATCCGCCTCGTGCGGCGGCTGCGCCGGGACATTAGTGAGCGAGGCCGAGACATCGAGGGTGTCATCAAACAGTATAACAAGTTTGTCAAACCTGCCTTTGACCAGTACATCCAGCCCACCATGCGCGTGGCGGACATCGTGGTGCCTTGGG GGAGCGGGAACACGGTGGCCATCGACTTGATCGTGCAGCACATGCACAGCCAGCTGGAGGAG CGTGAGCTCAGTGTCAG GGCCGCGCTGGCCTCGGCGCACCAgtgccaccccctgccccggaCGCTGAGTGTCCTCAAGAGCACGCCGCAGGTGCGGGGCATGCACACCATCATCAG GGACAAGGAGACCAGCCGCGACGAGTTCATCTTCTACTCCAAGAGGCTGATGCGGCTGCTCATCGAGCACGCgctctccttcctgcccttccag GACTGCGTCGTGCAGACCCCGCAGGGGCAGGACTACGCGGGCAAGTGCTACGCGGGGAAGCAG ATCACGGGCGTGTCCATCCTGCGAGCGGGTGAGACCATGGAGCCGGCGCTGCGGGCCGTGTGCAAAGACGTGCGCATCGGCACGATCCTCATCCAGACCAACCAGCACaccggggagcccgag CTCCACTACCTGCGGCTGCCCAAGGACATCAGCGACGACCACGTGATCCTGATGGACTGCACCGTGTCCACGGGCGCTGCGGCCATGATGGCGGTGCGCGTGCTGCTG GACCACGACGTGCCTGAGGACAAGATCTTCCTGCTGTCGCTGCTCATGGCGGAGATGGGCGTCCACTCGGTGGCCTACGCGTTCCCGCGAGTGCGGATCATCACCACGGCCGTGGACAAGCGCGTCAACGACCTGTTCCGCATCATCCCGGGCATCG GTAACTTCGGTGACCGCTACTTTGGGACGGACGCGGCGCCCGACGGCAGCGACGAGGAGGAAGCGGCGTCCACCAGCTAG